In Microbulbifer pacificus, the genomic stretch TAATGGTATTCAGCAGACGGTTAGTGATATACAGGTTGATACTGAAAAAACAGAACATTATCGCATAGTATCTAAAAGATATAACGGACCTTATCCAGCATCTTCGGGGATGTATGATAATAGCGGTAAAGAAATATCTAGAAGTGGAAATGACCGTTCTTACATTTTAAGTGTTTATGATAGAAGAAATAGAGAATGGATAAGTCATAAAACTTATGATTTATACGGTACTGCTGATAATGCTGTTTCTTTAGCTGAGGATTTGAATGCTTTAGATAATACAAAAATCATTGTATTAAACGGTACACACGCTCCACGGGACAATAGACTTGAAGGTAATTTACCAGAAGCGATATATAGGTGTGGAGGTTCTAGGGATGTTTTTGAATATGCCAATTGGGGAGGGAGTCATCCTTCTTATGTTTTAGTTGGTATTCCAGGCATGGGAGAAGGGTTAGGTAAGGAAAACTTCGCACCATCAAGTACAGGGTGGTTGGATGTACAACTAACCATTAATAACGGGAATGTTTCGTTTGACAGCTATACTGACAATGTACAACCTAGGATGACATATGCAGAATCACGTATTACACAGCTTGCAGATGAAATAGACTTAAAAGTTGATGTAGACGGCATTGTATCTCAAATAAACCTTAATCGTGAGGGTGTACGTATTAAAGGTAACTTAATACACTTAGATGGAACCACATTAATTAACGATGGGGTTATTCAGAATGCTCATATTGCCAACGGAACAATTG encodes the following:
- a CDS encoding gp58-like family protein, producing NGIQQTVSDIQVDTEKTEHYRIVSKRYNGPYPASSGMYDNSGKEISRSGNDRSYILSVYDRRNREWISHKTYDLYGTADNAVSLAEDLNALDNTKIIVLNGTHAPRDNRLEGNLPEAIYRCGGSRDVFEYANWGGSHPSYVLVGIPGMGEGLGKENFAPSSTGWLDVQLTINNGNVSFDSYTDNVQPRMTYAESRITQLADEIDLKVDVDGIVSQINLNREGVRIKGNLIHLDGTTLINDGVIQNAHIANGTIERAKLVRAIIGEAQIEDLAVTNAKIASLNADKINASSLSAISANLGTVRAGRLLSSNNNLDANLNTGNITLRNAYLTIANGAQINFEDAGNTLTYRKYDGSDGFSRSAGIGVGDRIGGRYPFAYLGTTGASNLDSLSPYFSGFIANSTAATGEDNATNSVNGFIFQMRNRAVGWDKGITFDFNGNPTITMIGGQSNDYSIGALYQIRGKQGFNIINDYNSRSGWYLETTYAGNGTDITFRGMYG